A section of the Rhizobium sp. BG4 genome encodes:
- a CDS encoding urease accessory protein UreF: MTEADDLRALLRLMAWLSPAFPVGSFAYSGGLERAVHDGLVADAAGLETWISTLLTHGSIWNDAVIFSAAWRGQGDAAEIGDLAALAEALAGSRERHQETMLLGDAFLTAAKAWADPVFDRLPQQAAYPVAVGAVAGAHQVPLGKALAAFLHAYVSQAVSAGIRLGVAGQKDGVGTLAKLEPLIAGVARKASAATTDDLGSAAVQADISALRHETQSTRLFRS, translated from the coding sequence ATGACGGAAGCGGATGATCTCCGGGCGCTGCTGCGCCTGATGGCGTGGCTGTCGCCGGCCTTCCCGGTCGGTTCCTTTGCCTATTCCGGCGGTCTGGAGCGCGCGGTCCACGATGGCCTCGTGGCCGATGCTGCGGGGCTGGAGACGTGGATCTCGACGCTGCTGACGCATGGCAGCATCTGGAACGATGCCGTGATCTTCTCCGCCGCCTGGCGCGGGCAGGGCGATGCTGCGGAGATCGGCGATCTCGCAGCGCTTGCCGAGGCGCTCGCCGGTTCGCGCGAGCGGCATCAGGAGACGATGCTGCTCGGCGATGCCTTTCTGACCGCAGCGAAGGCCTGGGCCGATCCGGTGTTCGACCGGCTGCCGCAGCAGGCAGCCTATCCGGTTGCCGTCGGCGCGGTCGCGGGCGCCCATCAGGTTCCGCTCGGCAAGGCGCTGGCCGCCTTCCTGCATGCCTATGTCTCGCAGGCCGTGTCTGCCGGCATCCGCCTCGGCGTTGCCGGTCAGAAAGACGGCGTTGGCACGCTGGCAAAGCTTGAGCCGCTGATTGCCGGGGTTGCCCGGAAGGCGTCCGCGGCGACAACCGACGATCTCGGCTCGGCGGCCGTCCAGGCCGATATCTCTGCGCTGCGGCACGAGACCCAGAGCACCAGACTTTTCCGCTCGTAA
- a CDS encoding urease accessory protein UreE, which translates to MQRVTSYLLAGTPSSHPIEQVKLPHDLRHLRRKLLHLESGGMVMLDLKDPVLFANGDLLVRDDGELIEILAADEKLFEVRGKDRVHLTELAWHLGNRHLAAQIEEDRILILRDHVIRTMLQGLGALVLDVNEPFQPARGAYHGHGHDHHAHDHHDHGHHHGHDHDHKHEHGHDHDHDHHDHDHKHGDGHHHSHD; encoded by the coding sequence ATGCAACGCGTTACATCCTATCTCCTCGCCGGTACGCCGTCCTCCCACCCGATCGAGCAGGTGAAGCTGCCGCACGATCTGCGCCATCTCAGGCGCAAGCTGCTGCATCTGGAAAGCGGCGGCATGGTGATGCTCGACCTCAAGGACCCCGTTCTGTTTGCCAATGGTGATCTCCTGGTGCGCGATGACGGCGAGCTGATCGAGATCCTGGCGGCCGACGAGAAGCTTTTCGAAGTGCGCGGCAAGGACCGAGTGCATCTGACCGAGCTTGCCTGGCATCTCGGTAACCGGCATCTGGCGGCACAGATCGAGGAAGACCGCATCCTGATCCTGCGCGACCATGTGATCCGCACCATGCTGCAGGGTCTCGGCGCCCTCGTGCTCGATGTCAATGAGCCCTTCCAGCCGGCGCGCGGCGCCTACCATGGCCATGGACATGATCATCACGCTCATGACCACCACGATCACGGCCATCACCATGGTCACGACCATGACCACAAGCATGAGCATGGCCACGATCATGATCATGACCACCATGATCACGACCACAAGCATGGTGACGGGCACCATCACTCTCACGACTGA
- the crcB gene encoding fluoride efflux transporter CrcB, which translates to MSLYTCLIIMAGGALGTLARYLISVLAAPISGNLPWGTIIINITGSFIIGLFGTLTLAHGRFPVSENMRLFVMIGLCGGYTTFSSFSLQTLDLMRSGAVTRAGVNIAASVVLCVAAVSAGHLIASYFNGGEKQVAQLRVEEEV; encoded by the coding sequence ATGTCACTCTATACCTGCTTGATCATCATGGCCGGAGGCGCCCTAGGCACCCTGGCGCGCTACCTGATTTCGGTGCTGGCGGCGCCGATCAGCGGCAACCTGCCCTGGGGCACGATCATCATCAACATCACCGGATCCTTCATCATCGGCCTGTTTGGTACGCTGACGCTGGCGCATGGCCGCTTTCCGGTTTCGGAAAACATGCGGCTCTTCGTGATGATCGGCCTCTGCGGCGGCTACACCACCTTCTCGTCCTTCAGCCTGCAGACGCTCGATCTGATGCGCTCGGGCGCGGTGACGCGGGCGGGGGTGAATATCGCCGCTTCGGTGGTGCTGTGTGTGGCCGCCGTTTCGGCGGGGCACCTGATTGCGTCCTATTTCAATGGCGGGGAGAAGCAGGTGGCGCAGTTGCGGGTGGAGGAGGAGGTGTAG
- the ureG gene encoding urease accessory protein UreG, which produces MKSRNGPLRVGIGGPVGSGKTALTEKLCKAMRDDYSVAVVTNDIYTTEDAEALMRMQALPSERIVGVETGGCPHTAIREDATINLQAIAGLNQRIPDLDVVFIESGGDNLAATFSPDLADITIYVISVCQGEEIPRKGGPGITKSDLLVINKKDLAPYVGADLDVMDRDATRMRATRPFVFSDMKRGDGIGPIVSFLKEHGGL; this is translated from the coding sequence ATGAAATCGAGAAACGGACCTCTCCGCGTCGGCATCGGCGGGCCTGTCGGCTCCGGCAAGACGGCGCTGACGGAGAAGCTCTGCAAGGCGATGCGCGACGATTATTCGGTCGCTGTCGTCACCAACGACATCTACACGACAGAGGATGCCGAGGCGCTGATGCGCATGCAGGCGCTGCCCTCCGAGCGCATCGTCGGCGTCGAGACCGGCGGCTGCCCGCATACCGCCATCCGCGAGGATGCGACAATCAATCTGCAGGCGATCGCCGGGCTGAACCAGCGCATTCCCGATCTCGACGTCGTCTTCATCGAATCCGGCGGCGACAATCTGGCCGCAACCTTCTCGCCCGATCTCGCGGATATCACCATCTACGTGATCTCGGTCTGCCAGGGCGAGGAAATCCCGCGCAAGGGCGGCCCGGGGATCACCAAGTCGGACCTTCTCGTCATCAACAAGAAGGATCTGGCACCCTATGTCGGCGCCGATCTCGATGTGATGGACCGCGATGCGACGCGCATGCGCGCCACGCGCCCCTTCGTCTTCTCCGACATGAAGCGCGGCGACGGCATCGGCCCGATCGTCAGCTTCCTGAAGGAGCATGGCGGACTGTAA